GAAAACATCTGTAGATACTTTAAAGTCTGAAATTGTAACTTTAGATGATGATATTTTAATGCAGAGTTTTGGGGTTTATAAGCCTGAATATAATTTAATGAATTCAATAAAAGGTGCTACAATGCTTGAAAATATAAGAGAAAAGCAAATGGATATGGTTAAGTCAAAAGAAGCTATAGAATTTAAACAATGGGTTGTTAATGGAAGCATAAAAGAAGGTAATGAACTAGTTGAGGATATGACAGAGGATATGATTAAACTAGTCCTTAGGATTTTTAATGATGAGTGCGATTCTATTATTGATAAGGTGAAATTTAGCAATATAGAAGTAATAGAAAATAGAATTAAAACATTCTTTGGGGATTTAAATAAGCTTTCCAACCTAACACAAGTTAAAATAGTTCCTAAATATCTTAATACAAAACTAGAAGAACTTTATGTTACCTATGAATATAAATTGAAACAGCAGGAAGAAAAGGAAGAACAAAGTAGAATGATGGAATAATATAATTCACAGAACAATTTATTATTAAAGAAAAATGCCCTTGTAATTTTACAAATTACAAGGGCATTTTTATATTAGATTACTTGTATATCTATAATTACCCTCTTTAGACGGTTTGGGTGTTATAATTAGTAAGTAGCATTATAATTAGTAAGGGGTGATGTAAAATGTTAAAGAAAAATTTTAAAATAATTCTTTTCACAGCAGTAATCATTATAATAACGGCACTTATGGTTGTGTTTTTAACAAAAGGCGATAGTGCAACCCAAACCTTTGATGCATATAAGAATAATTGGGTGAAGAAGGATTTCAAAACCATGTATAGCATGCTCTCTGTAAAAACTAAGGAAACAGTAACTGAAAAGCAATTTATAGATAAATACTCTGCTATTTATAGTGGAATAGGAGCTGAAAGCATATCAATTAAAGTGGAGAATGAGGATAAAATTAAAATTGGCAACAAAAAAAATATTACTATACCATTTTCCATAGTTATGAATACAGCTGCTGGGAAATTAAATATGCAAGGGTACCAGGCAACTATGGTAAGGGAAAAAGTTAATAATAAAAAACAGTGGGCACTATTTACGAAAAAACAATGGACCATAGTTTGGGATGAGAAAATGATATTCCCCAATATGGAAGCAGGAGATAAGGTTAGGATAAAACTAGAAATGGCAAAACGTGGAGAAATTTCTGATAGAAATGGAAACCCGCTTGCTATAAATGCGCCAATTGTATGTATTGGGATACAACCCAATAGATTTGTTAAAAATAAGGATAGTAATATATCTCAAATGGCTAAGATATTAGATATTGATGCCACCGTTATAGAAACTAAACTTAAAGCTAATGCAAATTCTGAACAGTTTGTACCAATTATTAACATATTGCCTAGTGAAAAAGTGAAAATAGCTGAGGTTATGAAGCTTGAAGGTGTAATTCATAACAAACCTGAAGGTAGAATATATCCAGGTGGTGAAGCCTTTGGGTCATTGATAGGGTATATTGAGCCTATAAATGCTGAAGAACTAGAAAAGATGGCTGGGCAGGGTTATAGCTCAGTGAGTTTAGTAGGTAAGGCAGGGCTAGAACAGGTCCATGAAAAAAGACTTAAGGGGGAAAATGGAGCAACAATATATATATCAAAAGAAGTGGATGGGAAGGAAATCCAAAAGCTTATAATTCTTAAAAAAGAAGCTAAAGCTGGTGAAAATATAAAATTATCAGTAGACTCTGAGCTACAAAAGAAAATATATGCAGGAATGAATAAGGATGCAGGAGCTTGTGCTGCGTTAAATCCAAAAAGTGGAGAGGTTTTGGCTTTAGTAAGTTCACCATCGTATGATTCAAATGCACGGACCACTTATATTTCAAATAGCCAAAGCGCAGCATGGAAAAGTGCTAAGGAACCATTTAAAAATAGATTTAAGGCTGTATATTCTCCAGGATCTACATTTAAAATGATAACGGCTGCTATTGGGTTAGATCAAGGTAAGATAAAACCTAATGAACTTATAAACATACAGGGAACACAGTGGCAAAAGGATAAATCATGGGGACCCCATATGGTTACTAGGGTTAGTGATAAGGTAAAGTCAGTGAATTTACAGGATGCATTTGTATATTCCGATAACATATACTTCGCAATGGCAGCTCTTAAAATAGGTAAAGAGGAATTTATAAAGGGAAGTAGTAAATTTGGAATGGGGGAAAAACTTCCAATAGATTATCCCATAGCAAATTCACAAGTAGTAACTGACAATATTAAAAATGAGGTAGCATTAGCGGATACTGGTTATGGTCAGGGGCAGGTACTTATGAGTCCACTACAGCTTGCACTATCATATAGCGCAGTTGTTAACGATGGAAACATTATGTCCCCAACTTTAGAAAGTTTTAATACGAAGGTAAAGTCTAAGGTATGGAAAGCTAATGCAATTTCTGTGGGTAATATAAAATTCATAAAAGACGGTCTCACTGCAGTTATAGAAAATCCGGATGGTACAGGTAATTTGGCAAAAATTAACGGGATAGCTCTTGCAGGTAAAACTGGAACAGCAGAACTCAAGAAAGATGCCAAAGATACTACAGCAGAAAATAATGGATGGTTTGTATGTATGGATACAGCTAACCCCCAAATAGTAGTATCGATGTTAATTGAGGATGTTAAAAATAAAGGTGATAGTCACTATGTTGTACCTATTGTAAAGGGAGTAATGGAATATTACTTGAATAAAGTACCAAAATAGATTTAACTAATTATTAGAAATAAAGTGAATTTGCTAAATATTGTTTAGAGAAGTACAATTAGGTAGTGGATATTTAAACTTTTTAATAACATTAATTACCAAAACGAAGGAGGAAAGATAGTGTGAGAAAGTTTGTTGATTTGAACAGTGATGTAGGAGAAAGTTTTGGAGCTTACAAGATAGGGATTGATGAGGAGGTACTAAAGTATGTCTCTTCAGCTAATATTGCCTGTGGATGGCATGCGGGGGATCCTGTAGTTATGAGGAAGACTGTAGAAATTGCTTATAATAACAACATAGGTATTGGTGCACATCCTGGATTTTTTGATATTATGGGTTTTGGAAGAAGAAATATGACAGTGTCTCCTGATGAGATAAAGCAGTATACCATATATCAACTTGGAGCATTATACGGTTTTGTAAAAGCAATAGGAGGTAAAATACAGCATGTAAAGCCTCATGGAGCAATGTATAACATGGCAACCAAAGATGGCAAAATGGCCTGTGCAATAATAGAGGGAATATGGGAAGTGGATAGAGATCTGATAGTCCTTGGACCTTCAGGAAGTGAAATGGTGAAGGCAGCAGCGGAAAAGAAATTAAAAGTTGCAAATGAAGTTTTTGCCGACAGAGCATATAATTCTGATGGAACTCTTGTTGCAAGAAGTCTTCCTGGCTCCATGATAACGGATAAGAATATAGCTATTTCAAGGGTAATAAGAATGGTAACAGAGGGAAAAGTCACAGCAATATCCGGAGAAGAATTGGACATAAAGGCAGATTCCATGTGTGTTCATGGAGACAATCCAGAGGCTGTTGATTTTGTACGACTTATAAAGGAAGAGCTATTAAAAGCTAGAATAGAAATAAAACCACTACATGAATTTATAAAATAGGGAGTGACTTTATGAAAAATAACATACATTCTGAGGAAAAGCATATAAACATAAAAAAGAAAAGTAATTGGGGTGTACTTATTGGAGCAGCATTCCTTATGGCTACATCTGCTATAGGACCGGGATTTATGACTCAAACTGCTGTATTTACAGAAAAATATAAAGCTAACCTAGGATTTATTATACTACTTACTATTATTGTAAACGTTGTAGCCCAACTCAATATATGGAGGGTTATTGGTGTATCAGGACTTAGAGGGCAAGATATTGCAAATAAGACCATGCCTGGTCTTGGTGTTTTTCTAGCAATACTCATATGTCTTGGGGGACTTGCATTTAATATAGGAAATATCGCAGGAGCTGGCCTTGGTATTAATGTAATGTTCGGTATAAATTCTAAAATAGGTGCTATGATTAGTGCTGTTATAGCGGTTATAATATTTACTTCTAAAGAAGCTGGAAAAGCAATGGATAATTTTACAAAGGTACTGGGTGTGCTTATGATTATTGTCATAGGCTTTGTTGCATTTAAGACTCATCCTCCAGTGGGGCAGATGATTGCAAGGACATTTGTACCAACCAAGTTTGACTTTCTGCCCTTTGTAACGCTTGTAGGTGGAACAGTAGGAGGTTATATAACATTTGCAGGAGGACATAGACTAATAGATGCTAATATTATTGGAGAAGAAAATTTGGGGGAAATAACCAAAAGTTCAGTAATTGGTATACTAATAGCATCATTGATGAGAATACTTCTTTTCGCCGCAGTGCTTGGAGTTGTTGTTAACATAGGAAAACCACTCGGCTCAGAAAATCCTGCAGCTGAAGCGTTCAGACTTGGAGCGGGTAACCTGGGCTATAAGTTTTTTGGAGTTGTACTTTGGTCGGCGGCTATAACTTCAGTGGTTGGATCTGCTTATACATCGGTATCATTCTTAAAAACACTAGCCCCAGTCTTTGAAAAACACACCTCGAAATTTATTATAGGGTTTATTGCAATATCAACAATTATATTTCTAACGGTAGGTAAGCCAGTAAAGTTGCTTGTATTAGCAGGTTCATTGAATGGTTTGATTCTTCCAATTGCCCTTGGAATAATACTTATTGCGTCTACTAAGAAAAATATTGTGGGAGAGTATAAGCATTCAAAGTGGCTTATGTATACGGGCTATATTGTTGTAGTGTTAGCAATTATTGCAGGCTACCAGTCCATGAGTGGAATAGCTGCACTATGGAGATAGGAGGTAAATATACAATATGTATGAAAAAGTTAAGTATTTAACTGCGGGAGATAGAGGATTAGTTATCGAATTTGGAGATGAAATTGAAGAAGGTATTAACTCGAAAATCAGAAGTCTTACACTTGCAATGGAGAGAGAAGGGATTAAAGGAATAATAGAGACTATTCCTACATACAGGTCACTGATGGTAATTTACGATCCTATGATAATAGAATTAGTGGAGCTTATAGATAATGTAAAGTCTATCCAGGCGAAAATGGATGAAATGAAGCTTCCTGATGCTAAAGTTATTGAGATACCAACATTTTATGGTGGGGAGCATGGACCTGATATTGAGTTTGTGGCACAACACAATGAAATATCTATAGAGGATGTAATAAAGATTCATACGTCCATGGAGTATTTGATTTATATGATCGGATTCACACCTGGCTTTCCTTACCTAGGAGGTATGAATGATAAAATAGCGGCACCTAGGCTACAGACCCCAAGAACTAAAATACCTGTTGGAAGCGTAGGAATTGCAGGTAACCAGACAGGTATATATCCTATAGAAAGCCCTGGGGGATGGCAATTAATTGGCAGGACTCCTGTTAATCTGTATGATCCATACAGGAAGGAGCCTGTACTATTAAATGCAGGTGATTATATAAAATTCATACAAATAGATGAAGTAGAATATAAAAATATTGAGGCTTTTGAGAGAGAAGGAAAATATAAAGTAATTACAAGAGCAAGGGAAAGAAGGTGAGTATATGACAATAATGAAAATACTAAAGCCAGGTATGTATACCACCATTCAGGATGAGGGCAGATATAATTACCAAAAATCTGGAATGTCTGTTGCAGGAGCAATGGATCAATTCTCTCTAAGAGTGGCAAATATTCTTGTAGGAAACAGTGATGGTGAAGCCTGTTTGGAAGCTACCATTATGGGACCGGAAATAAAATTCCAGGGTGAGGCAATGATTGCAGTTACAGGAGCTAATCTGGTCCCTAGGATAAATAATGTGGCTGTAGATATGTGGTGTGGAGTTAAAGTTTCAGATGGGGATGTACTTTCCTTTGGAACTGTAAAAAGTGGATGCAGGAGTTATATATCAATAACAAATGGAATAGACGTGCCAGAGGTTATGGGTAGCAAGTCTACTTATGTGAAGGGAAAAGTGGGAGGTTTTGAGGGAAGGATACTGAAGGCTGGTGATGAGATAAGGATAAGAAGTTCAGAAGGAAGTAATTTTGATAGTAGGGTAAAACTTCCAACTGAGTTTATACCAAGTTATAATAAGGATAATATGGTAAGGGTAGTGATGGGTCCTCAGGATGATTATTTTACAGCAGAGGGTATCAATACATTTTTCAATTGTCCCTATGAAGTTACAAATGAAGCCGATAGAATGGGATATCGTTTATCAGGCACTAAAATTTCCCATAAAACCGGTGCAGACATTATATCTGACGGCATAACCATGGGGTCTGTGCAGGTTCCAGGACATGGGGCTCCCATAATTATGATGGCGGATAGACAAACTACTGGTGGATATACAAAAATCGCAACAGTAATAACACCGGATATAAACATAGTAGGCCAGTTGAAGCCTGGTGACAGTATAAGGTTTAAAGCAATAGACATTGTGGAAGCTCATAAAATATATAAAAAATACATTAGAGACTTCCATGAGATACGAGAATGCGTGGCAAAGTTAAGATCAAACAAAACATGCACTAAAAATTTTAAAGTAAGATTAAATAATAAGGAGTTTGAAGTGGTTGTAGAGGAAATTAAGTAACAACAGTCCTAGCGCACAAAAACACTTTTGAAAAAAAATACCTAAAAGTGCTCTAGCAAAATGCTGGAGCACTTTTAGCTTTTAAAGAATAGAAGTGAAACCGCTTTGGAGGCTCGTAAGCTCAGTTGGTAATTGGGTAATATTTAAATTTGTGTTAAAAACATTAAAGTTAGCAAAACTATAATATTTTATAAAAATATTGACATGTATACTAACATTTGGTTATTTGTGCTATAATATATAATGACGAGGAATTTTTTTAAAAAATATTTTAATTTATTAATTCAACTAAAAAACTTATTAAGCTATAGAGATAATTGTAAAAATTATTACAGTGTTTAGATATACAACAAAATGCCTTAAATTGTGGACAAGGTTATATAAAATGAAATCTAGGAGAGTTAAGGACTCCTAATATGAAAATCACTGATAATATTATGTGTTGCAATCTTAACATTTATGATGAGCTTTGTAAGGATATTGTATTTCATGAAGGGGAGATGAGAATTAGATTTAGGTGTCTGGTTACATAGTTGAATTTTAACGAGAAGAGAATCTTATTACTAAAATATTTAGGAGGCAGTTATTATGAAATTATTGATTTTGGCCCCAATTTGTTCTATATTAGCACTTGCTTTTGCTGGATATCTTGCATATAAAGTAATGAAAGAAGACGAAGGAACGGAGCAAATGAAAAAAATTGCTGCGGCTATCAGAAAAGGTGCAGATGCCTATTTAAAAAGGCAGTACACAGGAGTAGCTCTTTTCTTTGTAGTTATGTTTGTAATCCTAGGGATACTTGCAGCATTTGGTTTTCTTACCCCATTTGTACCTTTTGCATTTATAACTGGAGGTTTCTTCTCAGGTCTTTCAGGTTTTATAGGAATGAAAATTGCCACTCGTGCAAATGTTAGAACTACACATGCAGCTGGGAAAAGTCTTAACAGTGCCTTAAAGGTTGCTTTTTCAAGCGGTGCAGTAATGGGACTTACTGTTGTAGGTCTTGGACTTCTTGATATTAGCATATGGTATTATTTGTTAGATTTTTTCTATAGAGATTTAGATGCGGCTCTAAGAATTCAAAATATAACAAGTGCAATGATTACTTTTGGAATGGGAGCTAGCTCCATGGCATTATTTGCTCGTGTAGGTGGAGGTATATTCACTAAAGCTGCAGATGTAGGTGCAGATCTTGTTGGTAAAGTTGAAATAGGAATTCCAGAAGATGATCCAAGAAATCCTGCAGTTATAGCTGATAATGTTGGAGACAATGTTGGAGACGTAGCTGGTATGGGAGCAGACCTTTACGAATCCTATGTTGGATCAATAGTATCCACTTCGGCTCTTGCAGTAGCTGCTGGACTTGGAGTTAAAGGTGTTGCGATTCCTATGATTATAGCGTCAATTGGTGTAGTTGCATCTATTATTGGAACCTTCTTTGTTAAATCAGGGGAGAAAACAGAGCAAAAGGGTCTTTTAGCAGCTCTCAGGCGTGGTGTCTATGTAAGTTCTGCAATAATTGCAATACTTTCCTTCTTCCTTGTATGGAATGTACTTGGATGGGAGCACATCGGAGTTTATTGTGCAATATTAAGTGGGCTTATAGCAGGTAATTTAATTGGTTTTTGTACAGAATACTTTACGTCAGATACGTACAAGCCTACTAAAAAACTGGCACAGACCACAACAACTGGTGCAGCCACAGTTATAATTGGTGGTATTTCACTGGGAATGATGTCTACTTTTCTTCCGGTTATAATAGTAGCTATAGCAATCGCAGCTAGTTTTAATTTTGCTGGAGGAGCGGGAGATTACAATATGGGGTTATATGGTGTGGGAATAGCAGCAGTAGGTATGCTTAGTACACTAGGTATAACCTTAGCTACGGATGCTTATGGTCCTGTAGCAGACAATGCTGGTGGTATTGCAGAAATGACTCATCAAGATCCTATAGTTCGAGAGAGAACAGATGCTCTTGATTCACTAGGAAATACTACAGCAGCTACAGGTAAAGGTTTTGCTATAGGTTCAGCTGCTTTAACAGCTCTAGCACTTATTGCAGCCTATAGGGATCAAGTGGAGATTATTGTAAAAAAAGAAAATTTGAAGTTTGTTTTTGACTTGTCAATATTAAATCCTCAGGTTCTTATAGGTTTATTTATAGGTGGAATGGTACCTTTTGTATTTGCGGCATTAACAATGGATGCAGTAGGTAAAACAGCACAACTTATAGTTGTAGAAGTTAGAAGACAATTTAAAGAGATATTGGGTCTTATGGAGGGCAAAGCAGAGGCTGACTATGCAACCTGTGTTGATATCTGTACAAAAGCAGCTCAAAAGGAAATGATTATGCCTGCTCTACTGGCTATTATTATCCCAATAACAGTTGGACTTCTTTTAGGTGTAAATGGTGTGGCAGGACTCCTGGCAGGAGCAACTGTAACAGGTTTTGTACTTGCTGTTATGATGGCAAATTCTGGTGGAGCTTGGGATAATGCCAAAAAGCATATCGAAGCTGGCAACCTAGGCGGAAAAGGATCAGATTGTCATAAAGCAGCTGTTGTTGGTGACACTGTGGGAGATCCATTTAAGGATACCTCAGGTCCAGCAATAAATATATTGATTAAGTTACTTTCAATGGTATCAATAGTATTTGCAGCATTTATTTTGAAGTTTTCAATATTTTAAGTAAACTAAAAGCGGCTCCCCATTAATCTAGGGAACCGCTTTTAAAATTAAAAACTGTTAAACTTCTTTAACTATCTCATCGTAGCTTCTTCTATATGCTCTAGGGTAAAGTGTCTTAGTTTCATCTAAGTGTCCAAGTGCAATTAGCATTACAACTGTCTTATTTTCTTCAAGTCCAAATTCACGTCTAACTCCTTCAAAATCCATGCCACTCATTGGATGAGAATCTACTCCAAAGCTCTTTGCTGCATACATTATAGACATTGCAAGAAGTCCTGCATTACTTTCAGCAAACTTTAATTTGTTTTCTTCTGTTGTTCCATATAAACTACGTGCAAAACCTTGAGTACCTGCTAATTTTTCTTTATCATTACCAAGCATTTTTAACATATCTTGCCATGTAGGATTTGATTCATCATATCCAGTTTTATTACCTACAATTATTAAAGTTACTGGAGCT
This DNA window, taken from Clostridium estertheticum, encodes the following:
- a CDS encoding biotin-dependent carboxyltransferase family protein, which codes for MTIMKILKPGMYTTIQDEGRYNYQKSGMSVAGAMDQFSLRVANILVGNSDGEACLEATIMGPEIKFQGEAMIAVTGANLVPRINNVAVDMWCGVKVSDGDVLSFGTVKSGCRSYISITNGIDVPEVMGSKSTYVKGKVGGFEGRILKAGDEIRIRSSEGSNFDSRVKLPTEFIPSYNKDNMVRVVMGPQDDYFTAEGINTFFNCPYEVTNEADRMGYRLSGTKISHKTGADIISDGITMGSVQVPGHGAPIIMMADRQTTGGYTKIATVITPDINIVGQLKPGDSIRFKAIDIVEAHKIYKKYIRDFHEIRECVAKLRSNKTCTKNFKVRLNNKEFEVVVEEIK
- a CDS encoding nitroreductase family protein, which codes for MNLKQVYEDRRSINFFDTNKGVEDGLLKDIINLAVLAPSAFNLQPWEIIAVKTVDAKERLHKLSNSQPKILEAPVTLIIVGNKTGYDESNPTWQDMLKMLGNDKEKLAGTQGFARSLYGTTEENKLKFAESNAGLLAMSIMYAAKSFGVDSHPMSGMDFEGVRREFGLEENKTVVMLIALGHLDETKTLYPRAYRRSYDEIVKEV
- a CDS encoding LamB/YcsF family protein, with product MRKFVDLNSDVGESFGAYKIGIDEEVLKYVSSANIACGWHAGDPVVMRKTVEIAYNNNIGIGAHPGFFDIMGFGRRNMTVSPDEIKQYTIYQLGALYGFVKAIGGKIQHVKPHGAMYNMATKDGKMACAIIEGIWEVDRDLIVLGPSGSEMVKAAAEKKLKVANEVFADRAYNSDGTLVARSLPGSMITDKNIAISRVIRMVTEGKVTAISGEELDIKADSMCVHGDNPEAVDFVRLIKEELLKARIEIKPLHEFIK
- the pxpB gene encoding 5-oxoprolinase subunit PxpB yields the protein MYEKVKYLTAGDRGLVIEFGDEIEEGINSKIRSLTLAMEREGIKGIIETIPTYRSLMVIYDPMIIELVELIDNVKSIQAKMDEMKLPDAKVIEIPTFYGGEHGPDIEFVAQHNEISIEDVIKIHTSMEYLIYMIGFTPGFPYLGGMNDKIAAPRLQTPRTKIPVGSVGIAGNQTGIYPIESPGGWQLIGRTPVNLYDPYRKEPVLLNAGDYIKFIQIDEVEYKNIEAFEREGKYKVITRARERR
- a CDS encoding penicillin-binding transpeptidase domain-containing protein; its protein translation is MLKKNFKIILFTAVIIIITALMVVFLTKGDSATQTFDAYKNNWVKKDFKTMYSMLSVKTKETVTEKQFIDKYSAIYSGIGAESISIKVENEDKIKIGNKKNITIPFSIVMNTAAGKLNMQGYQATMVREKVNNKKQWALFTKKQWTIVWDEKMIFPNMEAGDKVRIKLEMAKRGEISDRNGNPLAINAPIVCIGIQPNRFVKNKDSNISQMAKILDIDATVIETKLKANANSEQFVPIINILPSEKVKIAEVMKLEGVIHNKPEGRIYPGGEAFGSLIGYIEPINAEELEKMAGQGYSSVSLVGKAGLEQVHEKRLKGENGATIYISKEVDGKEIQKLIILKKEAKAGENIKLSVDSELQKKIYAGMNKDAGACAALNPKSGEVLALVSSPSYDSNARTTYISNSQSAAWKSAKEPFKNRFKAVYSPGSTFKMITAAIGLDQGKIKPNELINIQGTQWQKDKSWGPHMVTRVSDKVKSVNLQDAFVYSDNIYFAMAALKIGKEEFIKGSSKFGMGEKLPIDYPIANSQVVTDNIKNEVALADTGYGQGQVLMSPLQLALSYSAVVNDGNIMSPTLESFNTKVKSKVWKANAISVGNIKFIKDGLTAVIENPDGTGNLAKINGIALAGKTGTAELKKDAKDTTAENNGWFVCMDTANPQIVVSMLIEDVKNKGDSHYVVPIVKGVMEYYLNKVPK
- a CDS encoding NRAMP family divalent metal transporter, with amino-acid sequence MKNNIHSEEKHINIKKKSNWGVLIGAAFLMATSAIGPGFMTQTAVFTEKYKANLGFIILLTIIVNVVAQLNIWRVIGVSGLRGQDIANKTMPGLGVFLAILICLGGLAFNIGNIAGAGLGINVMFGINSKIGAMISAVIAVIIFTSKEAGKAMDNFTKVLGVLMIIVIGFVAFKTHPPVGQMIARTFVPTKFDFLPFVTLVGGTVGGYITFAGGHRLIDANIIGEENLGEITKSSVIGILIASLMRILLFAAVLGVVVNIGKPLGSENPAAEAFRLGAGNLGYKFFGVVLWSAAITSVVGSAYTSVSFLKTLAPVFEKHTSKFIIGFIAISTIIFLTVGKPVKLLVLAGSLNGLILPIALGIILIASTKKNIVGEYKHSKWLMYTGYIVVVLAIIAGYQSMSGIAALWR
- a CDS encoding sodium-translocating pyrophosphatase: MKLLILAPICSILALAFAGYLAYKVMKEDEGTEQMKKIAAAIRKGADAYLKRQYTGVALFFVVMFVILGILAAFGFLTPFVPFAFITGGFFSGLSGFIGMKIATRANVRTTHAAGKSLNSALKVAFSSGAVMGLTVVGLGLLDISIWYYLLDFFYRDLDAALRIQNITSAMITFGMGASSMALFARVGGGIFTKAADVGADLVGKVEIGIPEDDPRNPAVIADNVGDNVGDVAGMGADLYESYVGSIVSTSALAVAAGLGVKGVAIPMIIASIGVVASIIGTFFVKSGEKTEQKGLLAALRRGVYVSSAIIAILSFFLVWNVLGWEHIGVYCAILSGLIAGNLIGFCTEYFTSDTYKPTKKLAQTTTTGAATVIIGGISLGMMSTFLPVIIVAIAIAASFNFAGGAGDYNMGLYGVGIAAVGMLSTLGITLATDAYGPVADNAGGIAEMTHQDPIVRERTDALDSLGNTTAATGKGFAIGSAALTALALIAAYRDQVEIIVKKENLKFVFDLSILNPQVLIGLFIGGMVPFVFAALTMDAVGKTAQLIVVEVRRQFKEILGLMEGKAEADYATCVDICTKAAQKEMIMPALLAIIIPITVGLLLGVNGVAGLLAGATVTGFVLAVMMANSGGAWDNAKKHIEAGNLGGKGSDCHKAAVVGDTVGDPFKDTSGPAINILIKLLSMVSIVFAAFILKFSIF